Proteins encoded within one genomic window of Flavobacterium sp. NG2:
- the rlmB gene encoding 23S rRNA (guanosine(2251)-2'-O)-methyltransferase RlmB, whose translation MEKEHQIFGIRAIIEAIQAGATVDKVYIQKEASGELMKDLMKVLKRGNINFSYVPVEKLNRLTPNNHQGAVASISPISFFDLEALIDTVVENGKTPLFLILDQISDARNFGAIIRTAECTGVNGIIVQKSGSAPVNGDTVKTSAGAVFNIPICKVEHIKDAIFLLQASGIKTVAATEKTDQNIYDVSLKEGVAIIMGSEDRGVNPSVLKIVDEKAKLPMFGTIGSLNVSVACGAFLYEAVRQRS comes from the coding sequence ATGGAAAAAGAACATCAAATTTTTGGGATTAGAGCGATAATCGAAGCGATTCAAGCAGGTGCAACTGTTGACAAAGTATATATTCAGAAGGAAGCCAGTGGCGAATTGATGAAAGACTTAATGAAAGTACTTAAACGTGGAAATATTAATTTTTCCTATGTTCCTGTTGAAAAACTAAACAGACTAACACCTAACAACCACCAAGGTGCTGTTGCAAGCATCTCTCCTATTTCCTTTTTTGATTTAGAAGCCTTAATAGATACAGTAGTTGAAAACGGAAAAACACCATTGTTTTTAATCTTAGACCAAATATCTGATGCCCGTAACTTTGGTGCTATTATCCGTACCGCAGAATGTACAGGTGTCAACGGAATTATTGTTCAAAAATCAGGTTCAGCTCCTGTAAATGGAGATACCGTTAAAACTTCGGCTGGTGCTGTGTTTAATATTCCAATTTGTAAAGTAGAGCATATTAAAGATGCGATTTTCTTATTACAAGCAAGCGGAATAAAAACAGTTGCAGCTACTGAAAAAACAGACCAAAACATTTATGATGTTTCCCTAAAAGAAGGCGTTGCCATTATCATGGGCTCTGAAGATCGTGGTGTAAATCCATCAGTTTTAAAAATAGTGGACGAAAAAGCAAAACTACCTATGTTTGGAACTATTGGTTCGCTGAATGTATCTGTAGCTTGTGGTGCTTTTTTATATGAAGCGGTGAGACAAAGAAGTTAG
- a CDS encoding rhomboid family intramembrane serine protease encodes MDKNFKYTTDVLALPLFFVLFLWIIYWLQIRYDFDFVENGIYPRTFSGLQGVIFSPFIHSDLSHLYNNSLPLLVLLAALQFFYAKLSPYVLIYGILLSGVGTWLIGRPSYHIGASGLIYVLFSFIFFKGIFTKYYRLVALSLTVIVVYGGMVWYVFPKVDEVISWEGHLAGFITGLLLAIINKTPEYEYQKPIKYDWEHPDYDASQDKFMQRFDENGNFVNPPIPEPEVEEDYFYSNSNVNYEITKNEKNESEPES; translated from the coding sequence ATGGATAAAAATTTCAAATACACCACAGATGTACTTGCGTTGCCACTTTTTTTTGTGCTTTTTTTGTGGATTATATATTGGTTACAAATTCGCTATGATTTTGATTTTGTCGAAAACGGAATTTATCCAAGAACTTTTTCAGGTTTACAAGGGGTTATCTTTAGTCCCTTCATTCATTCGGATTTGAGTCATTTATATAATAATTCGTTACCGCTTTTAGTTCTGTTGGCAGCTTTGCAGTTTTTTTATGCCAAACTATCTCCTTATGTTTTGATTTATGGAATTCTACTTTCGGGAGTTGGAACTTGGTTAATCGGGAGGCCTAGTTATCATATTGGAGCGAGTGGGTTGATTTATGTTTTGTTTAGCTTTATTTTTTTTAAAGGTATTTTTACGAAATATTACCGACTCGTTGCCTTGTCACTAACAGTGATTGTGGTTTATGGCGGAATGGTTTGGTATGTTTTTCCAAAAGTGGATGAAGTAATTTCGTGGGAAGGACATTTGGCTGGCTTTATCACAGGTTTGCTATTGGCTATTATAAATAAAACCCCTGAATATGAATATCAAAAACCGATTAAGTATGATTGGGAACATCCAGATTATGATGCCTCACAAGATAAATTCATGCAGCGTTTTGATGAGAATGGTAATTTTGTAAACCCTCCAATTCCTGAGCCAGAAGTAGAGGAGGACTATTTTTATTCGAATAGTAATGTAAATTATGAAATTACTAAAAACGAAAAAAACGAATCAGAACCTGAGTCCTAA
- a CDS encoding replication-associated recombination protein A, with product MEAPLAERIRPQTLEDYISQAHLVGPNGSLTQQIAKGIIPSLLLWGPPGTGKTTLAQIIAQESKRPFYVLSAINSGVKDIRDVIDKAKQSGGLFTTKNPILFIDEIHRFSKSQQDSLLAAVEKGWITLIGATTENPSFEVIPALLSRCQVYILNPFTKDDLNALLMRALKTDSYLQTKNIQLQETEALMRLSGGDGRKLLNIFELVINASAGDEIVITNERVLELVQQNTVLYDKSGEQHYDIVSAFIKSIRGSDPNGAVYWLARMIEGGEDVKFIARRMLILSSEDIGNANPTALIMANNTFQAVTTIGYPESRILLSQCAIYLATSPKSNASYMAINHAQQLVKQTGDLSVPIHLRNAPTKLMKELGYGDDYKYSHDYANNFEVQEYLPTELSETVLYNPGQNSRENTTREFLKNRWKDKYGY from the coding sequence ATGGAAGCACCATTAGCAGAACGCATTCGCCCACAAACTTTAGAAGATTATATCAGTCAGGCTCATTTAGTGGGACCTAACGGTTCGTTGACGCAGCAAATTGCCAAAGGAATTATTCCTTCATTGCTATTATGGGGACCTCCAGGCACGGGAAAAACAACCCTAGCACAGATTATTGCTCAAGAATCTAAACGTCCTTTTTATGTACTGAGTGCGATTAATTCAGGGGTGAAAGATATTCGTGATGTTATAGATAAAGCCAAGCAATCTGGCGGCTTGTTTACGACTAAGAACCCTATTCTGTTTATTGATGAAATTCATCGTTTTAGCAAATCGCAACAAGATTCATTGTTAGCAGCTGTCGAAAAAGGTTGGATTACATTGATTGGTGCTACGACAGAGAATCCAAGTTTTGAAGTTATACCCGCTTTATTATCCCGATGCCAAGTGTATATCTTGAATCCCTTTACTAAAGATGATTTGAATGCTTTATTGATGCGAGCACTAAAAACAGACAGCTATTTACAAACCAAAAACATTCAATTACAAGAAACAGAAGCTTTAATGCGACTTTCTGGTGGTGATGGACGCAAACTATTAAATATTTTTGAATTGGTCATAAACGCCTCTGCTGGAGACGAAATTGTGATCACCAATGAAAGAGTACTTGAATTAGTTCAACAAAATACCGTTTTGTATGACAAAAGTGGCGAACAACATTATGATATTGTTTCGGCTTTTATCAAATCGATACGAGGAAGTGACCCTAACGGTGCTGTTTATTGGTTGGCTCGAATGATTGAAGGGGGCGAAGATGTAAAATTCATCGCTCGACGCATGCTTATTTTATCAAGTGAAGATATTGGAAATGCTAATCCTACCGCTTTGATTATGGCTAATAATACGTTTCAAGCCGTAACAACGATAGGTTATCCCGAAAGCCGAATCTTATTAAGCCAATGTGCCATCTACTTAGCCACTTCACCTAAGAGTAATGCGAGTTATATGGCTATTAATCATGCGCAACAACTGGTAAAACAAACGGGAGATTTATCGGTACCTATTCATTTGCGCAATGCTCCAACCAAATTAATGAAAGAATTGGGATATGGTGATGACTACAAATATTCACATGATTATGCGAATAATTTTGAAGTACAAGAATACTTACCAACCGAATTATCAGAAACGGTTTTGTACAACCCTGGTCAAAATTCCCGAGAAAATACTACCCGAGAATTTTTGAAAAACCGTTGGAAAGACAAATATGGGTATTAG
- a CDS encoding YjjG family noncanonical pyrimidine nucleotidase: MKVNPIKDVFFDLDHTLWDFDKNSELAFGRIFDESHPSIAINNFIEAYIPINQSCWKLFQYNKISHEELRYNRLKYSFDALEYSISDVEINRISERYIDLLPENNHLFDGAFEILDYLKSKYRLHIITNGFAEVQYKKMHNAQLTPYFTTITNSEMAGVKKPNPVIFEYALDLAKAKKESSIMIGDSLDADVQGALDVGLDAIFFNENKSATFPDIKQINHLLELKKYL; the protein is encoded by the coding sequence ATGAAAGTGAATCCTATAAAAGACGTTTTTTTTGATTTAGACCACACGCTTTGGGATTTTGATAAAAATTCGGAATTGGCATTTGGACGTATTTTTGATGAAAGCCATCCTTCAATTGCTATTAATAATTTTATTGAAGCCTATATTCCTATCAATCAATCCTGCTGGAAATTGTTTCAGTATAATAAAATAAGCCATGAGGAATTGCGTTATAATCGTTTGAAGTATTCTTTTGATGCTCTAGAGTATTCTATTTCGGACGTTGAAATTAATCGAATTTCTGAAAGGTACATTGATTTATTACCTGAGAATAATCATCTTTTTGATGGTGCTTTTGAAATTTTGGATTATTTGAAATCAAAGTATCGATTGCATATCATCACCAATGGTTTTGCCGAAGTTCAGTATAAAAAGATGCATAATGCTCAATTGACTCCGTATTTTACAACCATCACAAATTCAGAAATGGCTGGAGTAAAGAAACCAAATCCCGTGATTTTTGAATACGCCCTAGATTTGGCGAAAGCCAAAAAAGAATCGAGTATTATGATTGGAGATTCGCTAGATGCTGATGTGCAAGGAGCTTTGGATGTGGGATTGGATGCTATCTTTTTTAACGAAAATAAAAGTGCTACCTTTCCGGATATCAAACAAATTAATCATTTATTAGAACTCAAAAAATACTTATAA